The sequence below is a genomic window from Halolamina litorea.
GCGCGCCGAGTGGGCCGAACAGCACCCCGACGCGCTGCGGGCCAGCGACAACGGCTACGCCGCCCCCGAGAAGTGTCTCGGGGCGCACCTGACTGGCTCCGACGAACCGATCCACCTCGAAGTCTGTAACGCCCCATTCGGCGACAACGTCACCCAGCGGCTCCGTGGCGCGCTCGACCGTGGGGCCTACGAACAGGTCCTCGACCCGCGGGGTGCCTGCCTCTGGGTCGACGGCGAGCGAGAGGCGGAGACCATCGAGAAACTCCGGGCCGGCGAACTGGCGTTCCCGACGCTATCGGAGGCGCTCGGGATGCTCGGTGCCGACGAGGACGAGGCG
It includes:
- a CDS encoding DUF7095 family protein codes for the protein MERAAALDRVEALLDTIEQETMPVPVREVWLYGDAALGLDPVERLDVYLTKDMLLESDDAVADRFEREYGIKGVGSTVRAEWAEQHPDALRASDNGYAAPEKCLGAHLTGSDEPIHLEVCNAPFGDNVTQRLRGALDRGAYEQVLDPRGACLWVDGEREAETIEKLRAGELAFPTLSEALGMLGADEDEATAAAEAVQRRRAERSGATVRGDVV